The proteins below are encoded in one region of Cyclopterus lumpus isolate fCycLum1 chromosome 8, fCycLum1.pri, whole genome shotgun sequence:
- the LOC117734458 gene encoding bryoporin, with the protein MPETAEAVSATLTTNRNCTIEISNVSSGHCLINPKVYMSSGFCHSPPQPTVRTSKTEVCSFTKDDNTATGAVGLLTYDLFNMHSRVCSERMAIMFSVPFDHNLYKNRLAVAVVEHSRACDKQLYKQLYDGKDLSGLTRSETHGCGLIYQTSYFDVRATMSSIGKAIVKVELYDKMGR; encoded by the exons ATGCCAGAAACCGCAGAAGCTGTGTCAGCCACTCTCACCACCAACAGGAACTGCACCATAGAAATATCCAACGTCAGCAGTGGCCACTGCCTCATCAACCCCAA GGTCTACATGTCAAGTGGTTTCTGTCACTCCCCGCCCCAGCCGACGGTTCGTACCTCCAAGACTGAAGTGTGCTCCTTCACCAAGGACGACAACACTGCCACGGGCGCTGTCGGCCTGCTGACCTACGACCTGTTCAATATGCATAGCCGGGTTTGCTCCGAGCGCATGGCCATCATGTTCTCTGTGCCCTTTGACCACAACTTGTACAAGAACCGGCTGGCCGTGGCCGTGGTTGAGCATTCTCGCGCCTGCGACAAACAACTGTACAAGCAGCTGTATGATGGGAAAGACCTGAGCGGCCTCACCCGCTCCGAGACACACGGCTGTGGGCTGATATACCAAACTTCATATTTCGATGTAAGGGCTACAATGTCTTCTATTGGCAAAGCCATCGTTAAAGTGGAGCTCTATGATAAAATGGGTCGTTAG